The DNA window GACCCGGCAACCGACGCCTATCTTTTCACCACGGTCACCGGCACGACCACGGCCCATCTGCAGAGACTCGCTCGCTGGTGTGTGTTCTATTTGCTGGGCAATTTGTTCCTTGCGGGGTTCCTTGCTGCGGGTTGGCTCCGGGCGGGTGTGGCAGGCGTTCTGGCGGCCGGCTTCACGCTGGCTTTGTTCGCGGCCTATCTCGGGCAGAGCCCGGATGCAGAGAACGGCGGGCCTGTCTCGTTGCGCGATGATCGCTGGCTTGCTGCGCTGCTGACGGCGGCGGTGACCTTTGTGCTCTATTATTTCTATTGAGCGGGTGCGCGGTTATTCGATGTAGCCCAGAGCGCGCAGCTGTTCGCGGTAGCGTGGATTTGTTGATGCCGAGTTCTTTGCTGAGGTCTCGGCGTTTTGCACTCTTTCCCATTCCTCAATGGCCATCCTCTGCCAGCGGCTGGCTTCGGGATGATCGGTTGGTGAGAGAGGTTTGGTTTCGAACGGGTCCACGGAGCGGTCGAAAAAGAGATCGGGAGCCTCTGTCCGCAGGATATAGCGCTTGTCTGCATCGTGGATGGTCATGACCTCTCCCTCCGTCCATCCCAACTTGAGACGCTTTGTGGATGCGGGTCGTCTTTGCGCGAAATTCAGACGGACCGGATACTGCGAAGCATCACCACCCGTCAGTCCGAGCAGGGAATAGCCCTTGCCTAGGGGCCATTGCGCTCCCGCGGCCTCGGCGATCGTTGCAGGAAGGTCCACGAGGCGAACGAGTTGCGGTACGCGGGTTCCGGGGTGTTCGAGATCAGCCGCGTAGTAGATCAGCGGCACGTGGAGTTGTTCGTGGTGCAGGTAGCGCCCATGCCCCATGCGTCCGCTCGTCAGAAGCCCCTCGCCGTGATCGGAGGTGACGAACCAACGCGTTTTCTCGGGGCCACAGAACTCGGGCAGGGCGCTGTGGAGTCGCTCCAATTCGCCGTCGACGTAGCGGATGCGCGTGTCGTAGTCGGAGACAGATGCGATCAGTTGGGGCAGAATACGCGTGGCCAACCGGGGTGGGACGCCGTGGTCCCGGTTGAGGATTTGTTCCCAATCGGGAGGTGATTGGCTGTTTCTTGCCAGCGCGTTTTTAGCGGCCGCATAATGGGGATCAGGTTCCATGGTCTTGTCGGCCGGCTGCATTTCTTGAAACTCATGGACGTCAAAGAAGTGCAGCCATAGAAACTTCGCTTCGTTTTTCGGGATTTTCTTGAGCCACGCCAGCGCATCATCGACCAGCCGGTCGCCGCGAGTGTACCCGGATTCGTTGGCCGTAAAATTTTCGAAACCCTGACCGATCTGGCGCAGCCAGCCGACGCTTGAAAATGCGCCCGTGCGATAGCCGGAATTTCGCATTTCGGTGGCGATCGTCAGTGTGGACGCGTCGAGTCTGTCGCCGTTTTTTCGAACCCCATGCTCGGAGGGCGACAACGAGGTGAACAACGAGGCATGCGAGGGTGCCGTGTGTGAAGA is part of the Candidatus Binatia bacterium genome and encodes:
- a CDS encoding sulfatase, with the protein product MPAFRHPFTSALGAFLLASCLACQPEQPKTANSNSADCIIAVTIDTLRADHLPMYGYPRATAPFLTRLAERGVVFEKAFSASSHTAPSHASLFTSLSPSEHGVRKNGDRLDASTLTIATEMRNSGYRTGAFSSVGWLRQIGQGFENFTANESGYTRGDRLVDDALAWLKKIPKNEAKFLWLHFFDVHEFQEMQPADKTMEPDPHYAAAKNALARNSQSPPDWEQILNRDHGVPPRLATRILPQLIASVSDYDTRIRYVDGELERLHSALPEFCGPEKTRWFVTSDHGEGLLTSGRMGHGRYLHHEQLHVPLIYYAADLEHPGTRVPQLVRLVDLPATIAEAAGAQWPLGKGYSLLGLTGGDASQYPVRLNFAQRRPASTKRLKLGWTEGEVMTIHDADKRYILRTEAPDLFFDRSVDPFETKPLSPTDHPEASRWQRMAIEEWERVQNAETSAKNSASTNPRYREQLRALGYIE